One Silene latifolia isolate original U9 population chromosome 4, ASM4854445v1, whole genome shotgun sequence DNA segment encodes these proteins:
- the LOC141652581 gene encoding calmodulin-like protein 3, with the protein MDPAELKRVFQMFDRNGDGKVTKKELHDSLQNLGIYIPDKELTQMIEKIDVNHDGFVDIDEFGSLYQTIMDEKDEEEDMREAFNVFDQNGDGFITVDELRSVLQSLGLKQGRTIDDCKKMISKVDVDGDGMVNYKEFKQMMKGGGFAALGS; encoded by the coding sequence ATGGACCCGGCGGAGCTAAAAAGAGTATTTCAAATGTTTGATCGTAACGGAGATGGGAAGGTAACAAAAAAGGAACTACATGATTCCCTACAAAACTTGGGAATATACATCCCAGACAAAGAGCTAACACAAATGATTGAAAAAATCGACGTAAACCATGATGGTTTTGTCGATATAGACGAATTTGGATCGTTATACCAAACAATAATGGACGAGAAAGACGAAGAGGAAGACATGAGGGAGGCCTTCAACGTATTCGATCAAAATGGGGACGGATTCATCACTGTGGACGAACTACGGTCCGTATTACAATCATTGGGATTGAAGCAAGGAAGAACAATAGATGATTGTAAGAAGATGATAAGCAAAGTGGATGTTGATGGAGATGGGATGGTCAACTATAAAGAATTTAAGCAAATGATGAAAGGAGGTGGATTTGCTGCATTAGGTTCATag